From Enterococcus mundtii, the proteins below share one genomic window:
- a CDS encoding WxL domain-containing protein — translation MKKSQMILLSTMLLGGVFSTVSVAAADGGEYTSNGVINYVPNTETTDPVDPLDPEQPVTPVDPTNPDGKPNPGTNGPLSIDFASSLVFGEQKITSKTQTYYAAAQKYKDASDVEKEGPNFVQVSDNRGTETGWTLKVKQNAQFKTAEDQELTGAKITLSNGNVVTGSQSAKPTGVATFSLDPSGSESLVMSAKNGEGAGTYLMDWGNSVDTAKNSIALEVPGSTTKYAKAYQTTFTWTLTDAPGN, via the coding sequence ATGAAAAAATCACAAATGATCTTATTATCAACAATGTTATTAGGCGGAGTATTCAGCACAGTTAGCGTAGCGGCAGCTGATGGTGGGGAATATACTTCAAACGGTGTGATCAATTATGTACCGAATACAGAGACGACTGATCCAGTTGATCCACTTGATCCAGAACAACCAGTAACGCCAGTTGATCCAACAAATCCTGATGGTAAGCCAAATCCAGGTACAAATGGTCCATTATCGATCGACTTTGCTTCAAGTCTAGTCTTCGGTGAACAAAAAATCACGTCAAAAACGCAAACATACTATGCTGCAGCACAAAAATATAAAGATGCAAGTGATGTTGAAAAAGAAGGACCAAACTTTGTTCAAGTATCTGACAACCGCGGAACTGAAACAGGTTGGACATTGAAAGTAAAACAAAATGCACAATTCAAAACAGCGGAAGACCAAGAATTGACAGGTGCAAAAATCACATTATCAAATGGTAATGTCGTGACTGGTTCACAATCAGCAAAACCAACAGGCGTTGCAACTTTCAGCTTAGATCCAAGTGGTAGTGAATCATTAGTGATGAGTGCGAAAAATGGTGAAGGTGCTGGAACGTATTTGATGGATTGGGGAAATTCAGTGGATACTGCGAAAAATAGTATTGCATTAGAAGTACCAGGCTCAACGACAAAATACGCAAAAGCTTACCAAACAACGTTCACTTGGACGTTAACAGATGCCCCAGGAAACTAA